GCTATGCGCAGGTGTCCCAGGGCCTTGGCTGGTAGCGTCCCGTCCGGCTGATCCGGCGGCTTCGCAAGGACATGCGGGGCCGCCGGCTAGCCGGCGGCGGTGGCCTGTTCCTGTCCGCGCCGCTCGAAGTAGTCCTTGGCGACGTCCGGGAACAACGTGTAGGAGAGCACGTCCTCCTCGCTGGCGGCGAGGTCGCCGATCTCCTTGCGGGCCTCCTCCATGCGCGGCTTCAGCAGGTCGGCGGGGCGGCAGGTGATGGGGTCCTTCTTGCCCAGGACCATGGCCTTCATCTCCTCGCTCACCGTGCCCGGCGGCTCCCCGTAGTGCCCCATGACGTAGTTGCGCACTTCCATGGTCACCACGCCGTAGCGTTTGCCCATGAGGACATTCAGGGTGGCCTGGGAACCGACGATCTGGCTGGTGGGCGTCACCAGCGGCGGGTAGCCCAGGTCCTTGCGCACCGCCTGGACCTCTTCGAGCACCTCGTCCAGCCGGTTCTCGGCGTTCTGCTGCCGCAACTGGGACACCAGGTTCGAGAGCATGCCGCCGGGGATCTGCGACTCGACGATGTCGGCGTTGACGCGGTTGCTGATGGGGCTCTCGAACTCGCTGTACTTGCCGCGCACCTGGTTGAAGTAGGCGGCGATGCCGGCCAGTTGCCGCAGGTCGAGGCCGGTGTCGTAAGGCGTGCCCCTAAGGGCCACCACCACGGCTTCGGTAGCGGGCTGGGAAGTGCCGTCGGAAAGCGTGGAAATGGCCGTGTCGATGATGTCCACCCCGGCTTCGACGGCCATGATGTAGGCCATCTGCGCCATGCCGGTGGTGCAGTGGGAGTGCAGGTGGACGGGGATGTCGAACCGTTCCTTCAGCGCGCCGATGAGATCCTGGGCCACGTACGGCGACAGCAGGCCGGCCATGTCCTTCACCGCCAGCACGTCGGTGCCGGCGTCCACAAGCTGTTGGGCGAAGTCGACGAAGTACTGCGTCGAGTGCACCGGACTGATGGTGTACGACACCGCGGCCTCCAGGGTCTTGCCGGTGCGCTTGACCGCTTCCATGGAGGTCTTCATGTTGCGGATGTCGTTCATGGCGTCGAACACCCGGAAGACGTCGATGCCGTTCTCCGCGGACCTCTCCACGAAGGACTCGACGGCGTCGTCCGGGTAGTTGCGGTACCCTACGATGTTCTGGCCTCGCAGCAGCATCTGCAGCCGGGTGTTGGGCATGGCCGCGCGGATCAGCCGCAGGCGCTCCCAGGGACACTCGTTCAGGTACCGCAGACAGGCGTCGAAGGTGGCTCCGCCCCACATCTCCACGGACCAGAACCCGACCTTGTCGATCTCGGCCGCGATGGGCAGCATGTCCTCGGTGCGCATGCGCGTTGCCAGCAGGGACTGGTGAGCGTCCCTGAGCACGGTTTCCATGATCCCGACTTTCTTCCCGTCCATCAGTGTCTCCTAAGCTCGCAAGGGGGTGCGGCGTGTTCGCCGGCGCACCGGAAATTCATATCGGTAAAGAACTACGTGGAACAGCACACTAAACTACGGCAAGCGTCACGAATTTGCAAACAAATCGCGCTTGTGCGGAGGGCAGGCGGCGCGGGCGGGGATGCCTCAGGCCACGACGGGCTTGACCGCGGGTCGTGGAAAGGGCAGCGCCAGGGGACCGTAGGTCCCATGCAGATAGACGGATACCTGGGTGCCCTTTCCGAGTTGGCTCTGGATTTTCAACTCCCCATCGTGGGCCTGGGCGATGTGTTTGACGATGGCCAGGCCGAGTCCGGTGCCCCCCAATTCCCGCGAACGCGCCTTGTCGACCCGATAGAAGCGTTCCGTGAGTCGTGGGAGGTCCTTGTCGGGGATGCCGCAACCGGTATCGGACACTCTCAGCGCGACCCTGGGCGGGTCGGCGCCGTTGGTGACGGGCTCCAGGTCGGCCTGGACCCTCACGCTGCCGTCCTCGGGGGTGTACTTGAGGGCGTTGTCGACGAGGTTGATGAGCAACTGCTGGAGCCGGTCCTCGTCTCCGAGGACTATCGGAGTTTCCGTCCCGACCTCCGCGCGCAGCCGGATGCGCTTCTTCCGGGCTTGGTCGCGGAACAGCTCCAGGACCCGGTCCAGCAACGGTTGGACGGCCACCTCCTTCATGCGCACGTTCACGTTGCCCATTTCCAGATCGGACAGCGCCAACAGGTCGTCGATCAAGCGGCCGAGGCGCTCGGAGTGGCGCGTAACGATGTTGAGGAATTGCCGCGCCATGCGGGGGTCGTTGGGGGGGTTGTGCAGCAGCGTCTCGGCGTAGCCCTGGATGGCGGTCAGCGGCGTGCGCATCTCGTGGGATACGTTGGCCACGAAGTCGGCGCGGATCCGTTCAAGCCGTTTCAGCTCGCTGACTTCATGGAAGACCAGCACGTAGCCCAGGAGTCCCTGTCGGGAATGCTCCAGGCGTACCGCGTTGGCGGCGAACCAGCGGTCGTCCCCCAGCGACAACTCCCGGTGGACGGAGTCGCAGTCGGTGTCGCTGTACAGCACTTCCTGGATGAGCGCCTGCATCTCGGGATGGCGGGAAACCTCGACCGTGGACATGCCCAGCACGCTGTCGTCCGGCGGCAGCTCGAAGATCCTGTGGGCCGTCTGGTTCACAAGGACGACCTTGCCCTTGGTGTCCAGCACGATGACCCCTTCCATCATGCAGCTCAGGATGGACTGGAGCCGTTCCCTTTCCGCCTTCATGTCCTCGAGGCGGCCGGTGAAAGCCTGCGCCAACTCGTTGAGGCCCTGTTCCAACTCTCCGAGGTCATCCTGGCGACGGACCGCGAGCACCTTGCCGGACGGCGTACCCGCGCCGGCCTTCCGGCAGAAGGCCACCATGTCCGCGACACGGCGGCGTGAGCGTCGCAGCCACACGACGGAACCCGCGACCGCCAGCGCGGACAGCAACCAGAACAGCATCGTAAACCAGGAGTCCACGGCGTGTCCTTCCGTTATTCTTCCAGAGTTCTTTCGTCCAGTTTGTAGCCCACGCCGCGTACCGTCACGATCCACTCGGGATTGCGGTCGTCGTGTTCGAGGGCTTCCCGGATGCGCCTGATATGCACGTCCACCGTGCGCGGCGTCACGTAGACGTCGGACCGCCAGACACCGTCCAGAATCTGGTCCCGGCTCAGTACCCGATTTCGATTCTGAATCAGAAACCGGAGCACTTCAAAC
This sequence is a window from Deltaproteobacteria bacterium. Protein-coding genes within it:
- a CDS encoding ATP-binding protein, with translation MDSWFTMLFWLLSALAVAGSVVWLRRSRRRVADMVAFCRKAGAGTPSGKVLAVRRQDDLGELEQGLNELAQAFTGRLEDMKAERERLQSILSCMMEGVIVLDTKGKVVLVNQTAHRIFELPPDDSVLGMSTVEVSRHPEMQALIQEVLYSDTDCDSVHRELSLGDDRWFAANAVRLEHSRQGLLGYVLVFHEVSELKRLERIRADFVANVSHEMRTPLTAIQGYAETLLHNPPNDPRMARQFLNIVTRHSERLGRLIDDLLALSDLEMGNVNVRMKEVAVQPLLDRVLELFRDQARKKRIRLRAEVGTETPIVLGDEDRLQQLLINLVDNALKYTPEDGSVRVQADLEPVTNGADPPRVALRVSDTGCGIPDKDLPRLTERFYRVDKARSRELGGTGLGLAIVKHIAQAHDGELKIQSQLGKGTQVSVYLHGTYGPLALPFPRPAVKPVVA
- a CDS encoding pyruvate carboxylase subunit B, translated to MDGKKVGIMETVLRDAHQSLLATRMRTEDMLPIAAEIDKVGFWSVEMWGGATFDACLRYLNECPWERLRLIRAAMPNTRLQMLLRGQNIVGYRNYPDDAVESFVERSAENGIDVFRVFDAMNDIRNMKTSMEAVKRTGKTLEAAVSYTISPVHSTQYFVDFAQQLVDAGTDVLAVKDMAGLLSPYVAQDLIGALKERFDIPVHLHSHCTTGMAQMAYIMAVEAGVDIIDTAISTLSDGTSQPATEAVVVALRGTPYDTGLDLRQLAGIAAYFNQVRGKYSEFESPISNRVNADIVESQIPGGMLSNLVSQLRQQNAENRLDEVLEEVQAVRKDLGYPPLVTPTSQIVGSQATLNVLMGKRYGVVTMEVRNYVMGHYGEPPGTVSEEMKAMVLGKKDPITCRPADLLKPRMEEARKEIGDLAASEEDVLSYTLFPDVAKDYFERRGQEQATAAG